ACCTTTTTCTCCATAACTTCCAGTATAAACTTCCAATTTTTTAATTTCATTTTTTTTAATTTCCTGTCCATCAGAAAATCTTATAATGACGCTTGCCCGTTCAACAGGAACATTCCAGAACTGCCCAATCGCATTGTAATATACTTGATAAATTCCATCTTTTTCAAATACTGCATTATATATCACATAGTTAAACTCATATCTGTTTACGCCATTTTCCACAAATCTGTCTGCAGAACCTACTCTGTATCTTACTCCTTCATTAAAATTTTTCGTTGAATACTCTTCTGAAAGCCCATTTCTCTTTATCGAATTCATTTTTATGTAAGATTTGTAGATATCCGCCCCATTTTTCTTTGAACGTAACGGAATATCCCTATAAATCCCATGCTTTGCCGCATCATCAAATTCATAGTCAATTACTTCATTTACTGTCAAAGTCCCATTTTTATTTATCTGAACTGTAACGTCATAATTTGTTATTTTTTCAGCAATTAACGATTTTGTATTTAAGAAAAATAACGTGAAAAATACAAAAATTATTGAAAAAATATTATTTAATTTTTGTTTGTTAAAACTTTTCATAACAATCCCCCTTCTAAAAATCCATTTAAACAAATTAAAATTTAACTTCTGGAACTTTTTCCGCCTCTTCCACAGCATTAAAGAACTCAGCCTTTTTGAATCCAAAAATTCCACCAAAAATATTATTTGGAAAAGTTTCCACAAAAGTATTTCTATCTCTCGCTGTTCTGTTGTAATATTTTCTTGAACTTTGAATTTCTGTTTCTATTTGAGTTAATTGGGATTGTAAGTTCAAAAAGTTTTCATTTGCCTTCAAGTCTGGGTAATTTTCCTGTAACATCATTATTGATCTTAACGTCTTTGTCATTTCATTTTCAAGTTTTTGAATTTTTTCAATATTATCAATATCCTTTGTATCAATTGACATCATCTGACTTCTCAATTTCACCACATTTTCCAGAGTTTCCTTTTCATGCGTCGCATACCCTTTAACAGTATTCACAAGATTTGGTATCAAATCCAGTCTTTTTTGCAAATATACGCCTATTCCGCTCCAACCTTCCTCATTCAAATTCTTCAATTTGATATATTTATTGTAAATCCCCATTGCCATCAGAACCAAAATTACCAAAATTCCTATAAAAACAAATACAATATTCATAATTCATTCTCCTCTTCTATTTTTTATTTTTATTTATTTTATTTAACATAAATCCAATTAATATTACCACAACAGCTCCTATAAAAACATTATAATAAACCGTGTAATCCCTTGGCTTTGAAACTTTCTTTATATCTGCCTTTTCCAATTTTCCTACAAAAACTTCATCTCGTTCTTTTATTGAATCAGCAAATTCTGCAATATCGTATTCTGGCTTATCTAAACTTTCATCTCCAAAGGTTATTTTATAATCTTCCCCTTCTGTAGCCCTAAACACAATTCTGTCTGGAACATAGTTTCCTGTTACCCCTTTTATTTTGAGCGGTGAATTATCTCCATTCTGTATTTCAACGACTATTTCAGACAATTTAGGAACATTTTCTAAATTTATTATCAAATTTGACTTTTCCCCAACTTTAAAAATTATCTCTTCCGCATAAAAATTATCTCCGCTTCTCACAGTATAATTTCTCTGAAACTCATCTTCCACATCCAGAACAATATTTTTTAACGGCAAAAACTTGCTCTTGATTTTCAGAATTGTATTTTTTCCTTCCTGCTCAACTTTATAATCCAATTTTGTCCCTACAGTTTTAAGTTTTCCAGCCTCATTATTTGACAATTTCAAAATTGCTTCACTAAAGATATTCCCTTTATCCAACGGCGTTACAATTTTATAAAATTCATATCTTTTTTCTGAAAATTCGATTGTCAAGTTTGACTTATCAGGTGTCTTATAAATTTCTCCCGAAGTTATCTGTTCCCAATTTGTACCGTTATTACTTCCAAGCAAAGTATATTCGCTGTAAAAATTTTTGGAAGAAATCAGCACAAGCCTGTTTCCAATTATACCCTTTAACGAACTATCAGAATTAAATTTCACAATAAATTCCATTTTATCCTTTTTCGTCAACACTTCATCTATTTTTGCCCTTGCCACAATTTTTTCGCTGTGCTTTTCCTGCTCTTTTCCAGTTTCGATAACATAAGGAACTTCTTTCCCTTTCTTATCAATTATCCGTATATCTCCAAGATTATTTTTACTGTTCTCATAAATATCCTCTGTTAGAAAAAATTGCTTGTATGTCGACTTTCCTGTTATTTTTATAGTTTTAAAATACTGGCTGGAAAAAAGTTGAACAATTGTTATTAAAAATAAAAACAATATTATTTTATTTATTTTCTTCATTTTTCTCACCTTTCCCAAAATCCGTGTCACTCAAACTCTCTTTCACTTCCTGCTCCAATTTCTTCAAAGCTGTCTGATAAATATAGGAAGTTCCAATCAGAATAGCCCCCATACTAAAGTAAGCAATCAACTTATAGGAATTATCAAATCGTAAGAAATCCCATAAAAAACTTTTTGCCACAAAAGATATTCCTATTCCAAGCCCAATTCTTCTAACATTCCTATTCGGTACTCTAAATCCTTTCCAGACTAAATATCCACATAGTAGCAGCCCAACTATATCTAAAGCCAATCCAGCTCCTAAAAAAAGCATATTTGACTGTTCGTATATTCGTAAAATAATATTTGCTACACAAAGGAAATATATTGATTCTCCGAGTATCCACAATGGTTTTTTCTCATTTTTTTTGAAAAAGCATAAATGAATATCATTTTTAGCAACCATAAATAAATATATATTTACAAAAACTAGTAAAATTAGATATATCTGAAAGTTTATTGGCGGATATCTTGAATACAAATTTTCTTCTACCCATTCTCCACTTCCAAGAATATATTTTACACAATTAAACATATTTATAAATAACAAATAAATTATTTCAATTATTACTAAAAATTTCAAGCTAAAACTATCTTGTAATTTTTTTATTTTATAAGTTACCATTCTCAGTATAAATACCACAGCCAACATACAAAGTAAAATCTCTTTACCATAATTTGTAAATCCTAGTTTTTGAGCAGTATTATAAACAACTTTATTTATAAAAAATATTGAATAAATAAAAATCAGATATTTAAATATTCCATTTAAAATCCTAACTTCCTTTTTATAACTCTTTTGTTTTATCAGGAAATAAAGCACAAATGAAAAAGATATTATCATCAAATCCTGAATATACACAAGCAAATATTTTTCTTCCCGCACAATTAAATTACTCACTAGCGAAACTAGATAAATCGCAATCGTTCCATATCGCATTTCCTTATTTTTATATTTTCTATAAAAGAAATATAATAGTGCAGTTTCAACACCCCATGCAATCACAACAAATTGTTCTGGTACAATTAACGGAATAATTAGGATAAAACTTCCTAATGCCACGATATAAAAGATTTTTGCAACTTTGTTGTCCTTGAGCCTGTCGCCAAAAAATCCGTAAATTATTCCGACTGTTCCAACTAATACCGCTTTTAGCCAACTTGGGGTTGTCTTGTCAAACAAGCTGTAAATCAATGAAAATTTTATAATTAGATTTAAACTTAGAAATATATAGTCGATTATGTTGCTTTGACGGTTTTCTTTTTTGTGCGAATTTAGGAAAATGAAACTGTATGCCGTTGTAAAAATTACGATGTAGAAAAATGCCGTAATCTTGTCGTGAATGCTGTAATTTAAATAATAAACTAGCCCCGTCATATTTACTACACCTGTAACAAATCCAAAAATCTTGCTGTATATCCAGTCCTTTTTCCAAGAAACTCCAAGCACAATTCCCTGCAAAATCAAAGAATATGCCAAAATATAATAAATCTGAACATTGCTCCTATTCACCCAAATATACGCTCCGTAAGGTAAATATCCACCAATCAGCGATAATACTCCAATCACCTGGCTGTCGTATCGTAACGAAAGAATCACAACCAGCCCTGTCAATATTACTGATATAAAAAGTCCCGCTGTCATTGGATAAAGTTTGAGATAAAGCGTGGAAAGAAGTGTAGTCAAATAAAGAATCCCAATTCCACCACCAATCAGCCCAACTGCAAAATGCTTCTTATTTTTCTGATAAAATTTTTCTCCAGCAAAAAGGAAAAACATCCCAAGCAAATACGATGCCGAACTTTTTACATAATTATTTGCCAGAATTTTTGCAAACTGTGTCCTAAATACCAAAAAAACTCCCAAAAAGATTGATATTATCCCTAAAAAGTTAAATCCTTTAAGTCCAATAAGCTTTTCAAATACAAATCTTTTTTTCTCTCTTTCAAAAAGAAATTCCACTTCCTTCAAAGCCGTTTCTTTCTTTATCTTATTATGAAACACCGAAGATTCCTCTTGAAGAAACATCTTATTTTCAAAAGTTTTCTTATTACTTTTCTCTAAAAAAGCACCAATTTTCCCATTAATTTTTTTAAGTTCATCTCTTAAAGAATCAGCTTCATCTGAAAATTCGTGAGAAAGATTTCTTTCCAGCATTTTGACTTTTCTCTTCATTTCCTCTGCATAATTAGAAAGTCTTCTAGTCACTCCACTTTCCAATTCCACATTCATCTTCTCAGCCAAAATATTCTGAAACTTATCAATCTCACCATTTCTCCTAATTTTTCTCGCTTCCTTCAATTCCTCAATAAGTACTGCATTACTATTTTTAAGCCTTCCAATTTCCTCTTCCCTAACTTTCATCTTTTCATGAAATGCCTTTAAATCCTTCGCCAGCCTTTCATTATCTTCCAAAAGTTCTTTTTCCCTGCTTATTCCAGCCTCATTTTTTATATTTGCAATTATTGATTCTATCTCCGAATTTATTTTCCCAATTTCCCTATACTTATTCTCAAGATTCTCTAATTCTTTTAGTTTGTCAATCATTGTAAGACCACCTCAAAAGTTTTAAAATAGAGAGTGTTCAAATTTTGTATGAATCTCTAGACAAATCCAGTAACATAAGGATTTTTTATTTTATTTATACAAAAAATTTACACTCTCTCCAAATTTAGTTAATGAAACTAACTTTATTAGAATTTTCAATATTTTTTTACAAGTTCTTCAAATACTCGGAAAGCGAAGTTGCTCTACGTCCCAATACTTTTTCAATATCACAAGAAATTCCCGATTGTTCACCTTGAGCGATCGCAGTATAAGTCGAAACCCAAGAATCATATTCCCATTGCTCAGCCTTCCAAATTTTACGACTTTCGTAAGCTTCTTCCACAGTTTCATCAATATACTTAATTTCTTTTCCAAAATATTCGCTCACAATTTTTACAATTTCATTCATTGTAAGTTCCTCAGGCCCTGTCATATTCAAAGTTTGATTTTCCCATTTTTTTGGATTTTCCAAAATTTTAGCAACAACTTCCGAAACATCTGAACGAACTACAACAGAGACTTTCCCATTCCCCGCAGGTCCTTTTATTTCTCCATATTCTCTACACATATCCACAAAGAAATCCGCATAAAAATTATCTCTCAAAAATGTATATTTAAATCCATTTTCTTTAATATACTCTTCAGTCGCATAATGATCTCTTCCCAATGTAAACACAGAATTTTTTGAAGCATTATAAAACGAAAGATACACAATGTGCGAAACCTTTGCCATTTTAGCCGCATCAATAAAATCCTTATGTTGCTGTACACGATTAGGATTTTCCGAACCAGACACCATAAAAAGCACATCAATTCCCTCTAGCGATTTCACAGTATCTTCTGATTTATCATAACTTGACTTAAAAACATTAGAAAATCCCATTTTTTCAGCCTTTTCTTTATTTCTAGCCAAGTTTATAACTTCTATTCCATTTTTCTTACATAATTTTGAAACAATTCCACCTAAGTGTCCAGTCACTCCAGTTACTGCAATTTTAGTCATTTTAATATCGCCTCTTATTCTCAATTTATCATGTAATCTAATAAATACTTCTTTATTTTATTCTATTTTTTCAAACAAAATATTCATTAAGATTTTCTTAATTTTTTCTAAAAAATCCCCCACCTTTTATAAAAATTATTTACCCTTTCACAACAACATTAACCAATTTATTTGGTACAACAATCACTTTCACAACTTCTTTTCCATCAATAAATTTCTTAGCTTTTTCTGATTCAAACGCAAGTTTTTCAGCGTCATCTTTTGAAATTCCGATTTGAGCCGAAACCATATCTCTCACTTTTCCGTTTACTTGGATTACCAAATTGAAAGTATGATCTTTTGTCAATTCTTCGTCATATTTTGGCCATTCTTCTTCAAAAGTGAATGTTTTATTTCCTAAATAAGCCCACAATTCATCAGCTACATGTGGTGCAAATGGTGCGATTAACAAGATTGTTTTTTCCAATACTTCACGCCAGATTTTTTTGCTTTCTGAAGATATATTGTCTTTATCAATTACTTCTTGCTTGTAAGTTGTCATGTCGTTTAACAATTCCATAACAGCTGCAATTGCAGTATTAAAGTGGAAATCATCTTCAATGCTTTCTGTAACTTTTTTAACTGTTTGATGTAATTTCTTTTGAATTTCTTCATCTTTTTGATTTCTATTTTTTAATTCAACTCCATAATGATTTGCTGATTTCGCATTATGGTCAGAAAATTCTGCAGTTCCAGAAGCCAATAAATACAATCTATTTATAAATCTGTATGCCCCTGCAAGCCCATTCATGTTCCATTCTAATTCTTTTTCAGGCGGTGCAGCAAATAATGTAAACACTCTTGAAGAGTCAGCTCCATATTCTTTCACGATTTCTTCAGGGTCAACTCCATTATTTTTTGATTTACTCATTTTTTCTACTTTTGTAACTAATTCTTCCCCTGTTTTAATCGAAAACGCTTTTCCATCTTTAAATTCAGCTTCTCTTGGGAATAAGTATCTTCTCTCATTTTGTGAATAGAATGAAGGTCCTAAAACCATTCCTTGCGTCAATAATTTTTTAAACGGCTCATTTGTATCAACATATCCCAAATCTCTAAGTGATTTATGGAAAAATCTCGCATAAAGCAAGTGCATTACCGCATGCTCAATTCCACCAATATATTGGTTTACAGGTGTCCAAGCATCTGCATCCGCTTTTTCAAAAGGTTTATCCGCACTGTGAGAATCTAAATATCTCAAATAGTACCAAGATGAATCAACGAAAGTATCCATCGTATCAGTTTCTCTTCTACCTTTTTTCCCATTCGGCAAAATCACATTCTTAAACTCTTCCGAAGTTTCAAGCGGATTCCCTTTCCCATTAAATTCAATATCAGTAGGAAGTTTCACAGGCAAGTTTTCTTCTTCTTCCAAGTAAATATTCCCATCTTCATCATAAATCACAGGAATTGGAGTTCCCCAATATCTTTGTCTACTAATCAACCAATCATGAAGTCTATAATTTACCGTTTTCTTACCAAGCCTAATTTTTTCCAATTTTTCAGTAATTTTCTCTTTTGCTTCATTACTATTTAATCCATTAAATTCTTTTGAATTTACCAGTAT
The DNA window shown above is from Leptotrichia wadei and carries:
- a CDS encoding LemA family protein, whose translation is MNIVFVFIGILVILVLMAMGIYNKYIKLKNLNEEGWSGIGVYLQKRLDLIPNLVNTVKGYATHEKETLENVVKLRSQMMSIDTKDIDNIEKIQKLENEMTKTLRSIMMLQENYPDLKANENFLNLQSQLTQIETEIQSSRKYYNRTARDRNTFVETFPNNIFGGIFGFKKAEFFNAVEEAEKVPEVKF
- a CDS encoding DUF2339 domain-containing protein — its product is MIDKLKELENLENKYREIGKINSEIESIIANIKNEAGISREKELLEDNERLAKDLKAFHEKMKVREEEIGRLKNSNAVLIEELKEARKIRRNGEIDKFQNILAEKMNVELESGVTRRLSNYAEEMKRKVKMLERNLSHEFSDEADSLRDELKKINGKIGAFLEKSNKKTFENKMFLQEESSVFHNKIKKETALKEVEFLFEREKKRFVFEKLIGLKGFNFLGIISIFLGVFLVFRTQFAKILANNYVKSSASYLLGMFFLFAGEKFYQKNKKHFAVGLIGGGIGILYLTTLLSTLYLKLYPMTAGLFISVILTGLVVILSLRYDSQVIGVLSLIGGYLPYGAYIWVNRSNVQIYYILAYSLILQGIVLGVSWKKDWIYSKIFGFVTGVVNMTGLVYYLNYSIHDKITAFFYIVIFTTAYSFIFLNSHKKENRQSNIIDYIFLSLNLIIKFSLIYSLFDKTTPSWLKAVLVGTVGIIYGFFGDRLKDNKVAKIFYIVALGSFILIIPLIVPEQFVVIAWGVETALLYFFYRKYKNKEMRYGTIAIYLVSLVSNLIVREEKYLLVYIQDLMIISFSFVLYFLIKQKSYKKEVRILNGIFKYLIFIYSIFFINKVVYNTAQKLGFTNYGKEILLCMLAVVFILRMVTYKIKKLQDSFSLKFLVIIEIIYLLFINMFNCVKYILGSGEWVEENLYSRYPPINFQIYLILLVFVNIYLFMVAKNDIHLCFFKKNEKKPLWILGESIYFLCVANIILRIYEQSNMLFLGAGLALDIVGLLLCGYLVWKGFRVPNRNVRRIGLGIGISFVAKSFLWDFLRFDNSYKLIAYFSMGAILIGTSYIYQTALKKLEQEVKESLSDTDFGKGEKNEENK
- a CDS encoding SDR family oxidoreductase encodes the protein MTKIAVTGVTGHLGGIVSKLCKKNGIEVINLARNKEKAEKMGFSNVFKSSYDKSEDTVKSLEGIDVLFMVSGSENPNRVQQHKDFIDAAKMAKVSHIVYLSFYNASKNSVFTLGRDHYATEEYIKENGFKYTFLRDNFYADFFVDMCREYGEIKGPAGNGKVSVVVRSDVSEVVAKILENPKKWENQTLNMTGPEELTMNEIVKIVSEYFGKEIKYIDETVEEAYESRKIWKAEQWEYDSWVSTYTAIAQGEQSGISCDIEKVLGRRATSLSEYLKNL
- the leuS gene encoding leucine--tRNA ligase, translating into MIKEYNPNEIEKKWQDKWAEKDVFKSENKADGKENYYVLEMFAYPSGKLHVGHLRNYAIGDAIARYKKMKGFNVLHPFGWDSFGLPAENAAIDHGAHPGKWTKANIDNMRRQLKLMGLSYDWDRELSTYTPEYYKWNQKFFIEMYKKGLVYKKKSFVNWCPDCNTVLANEQVEDGKCWRHSKTDVIQKELSQWYFKITDYAEELLQGHEELRGHWPEQVLTMQKNWIGKSTGSEVDFILDYKFENNGHTHLKLNDKGEVVISVFTTRPDTLYGVTYATVAPEHPLVEEVILKENPSIREKVETMRNEDKIARTAEDKEKEGVFSGLYVINPVNGEKVQLWVANYVLMDYGTGAVMAVPAHDERDFQFAKKYNLDLKIVVNPVDKNGSLEEVSVEKLENALTVPGILVNSKEFNGLNSNEAKEKITEKLEKIRLGKKTVNYRLHDWLISRQRYWGTPIPVIYDEDGNIYLEEEENLPVKLPTDIEFNGKGNPLETSEEFKNVILPNGKKGRRETDTMDTFVDSSWYYLRYLDSHSADKPFEKADADAWTPVNQYIGGIEHAVMHLLYARFFHKSLRDLGYVDTNEPFKKLLTQGMVLGPSFYSQNERRYLFPREAEFKDGKAFSIKTGEELVTKVEKMSKSKNNGVDPEEIVKEYGADSSRVFTLFAAPPEKELEWNMNGLAGAYRFINRLYLLASGTAEFSDHNAKSANHYGVELKNRNQKDEEIQKKLHQTVKKVTESIEDDFHFNTAIAAVMELLNDMTTYKQEVIDKDNISSESKKIWREVLEKTILLIAPFAPHVADELWAYLGNKTFTFEEEWPKYDEELTKDHTFNLVIQVNGKVRDMVSAQIGISKDDAEKLAFESEKAKKFIDGKEVVKVIVVPNKLVNVVVKG